One Brassica oleracea var. oleracea cultivar TO1000 chromosome C7, BOL, whole genome shotgun sequence genomic window carries:
- the LOC106304778 gene encoding rho guanine nucleotide exchange factor 8 produces the protein MVAALERGLSASKSFNFKRMFESSSKKHQQPQTIVIENGDSHLVESNTPESQNSDSLSESPVESIPPMISPLNRPGKRPDRQQADTEMLKDRFAKLLLGEDMSGGGKGVSSALALSNAITNLAASIFGEQTKLQPMPQDRQARWKKEIDWLLSVTDHIVEFVPSQQTSKDGVCTEIMVTRQRGDLLMNIPALRKLDAMLIDTLDNFKGHNEFYYVSRDSEEGKQASNARSNDKWWLPPVKVPPGGLSEPARRMLYFQKDSVTQVQKAAMAINAQVLSEMAIPESYIDSLPKNGRASLGDSIYKSITEEWFDPEQFLSMLDMSTEHKVLDLKNKIEASVVIWKRKLHVKDSKSSWGSAVSLEKRELFEERAETILVLLKQKFPGLPQSSLDISKIQFNKDVGQAVLESYSRILESLAYTVMSRIEDVLYTDSLTLKETLLAEEASDGGRTTETDSESAGSSNSGEETEKLDPRYSKTLLDFMGWSDNSSKSSDKPTKSPGLTPKKFSYLENLNGFRSPKARH, from the exons ATGGTTGCAGCGTTGGAACGAGGACTAAGCGCTTCCAAGTCATTCAATTTCAAAAGAATGTTTGAATCATCATCGAAAAAACATCAACAACCTCAAACAATTGTTATAGAGAACGGAGATTCACATCTTGTCGAATCCAACACGCCTGAAAGCCAAAACTCCGATAGCTTGTCAGAAAGCCCCGTTGAGAGCATCCCTCCGATGATTTCTCCTCTTAACCGGCCAGGAAAACGACCTGATAGACAACAAGCAG ATACGGAGATGTTGAAGGACAGGTTTGCGAAATTACTTCTTGGAGAAGATATGTCCGGTGGCGGAAAAGGTGTATCTTCTGCTCTGGCTCTTTCCAACGCCATCACAAATCTTGCTG CGTCTATATTCGGAGAACAAACAAAGCTACAACCGATGCCGCAAGATAGACAAGCGAGGTGGAAGAAAGAGATCGATTGGTTGTTGTCTGTGACCGATCACATCGTCGAGTTTGTTCCTTCTCAGCAAACGAGTAAAGATGGAGTTTGCACCGAG ATTATGGTGACAAGACAAAGAGGTGATCTTCTCATGAACATCCCAGCCTTGAGAAAACTCGACGCCATGCTCATC GATACACTTGACAATTTCAAAGGACACAATGAGTTTTATTACGTGTCGAGAGATTCAGAAGAAGGGAAACAAGCAAGTAATGCTAGGTCAAACGACAAATGGTGGCTTCCTCCGGTGAAAGTACCTCCAGGCGGTTTATCTGAACCGGCTAGGAGAATGCTTTACTTCCAGAAAGATTCAGTCACACAGGTCCAAAAAGCTGCAATGGCCATTAATGCTCAAGTTCTCTCCGAAATGGCAATACCCGAGAGCTACATCGACTCTCTCCCAAAG AACGGAAGAGCTAGCCTTGGGGACTCGATCTACAAGAGCATAACAGAGGAATGGTTTGATCCAGAGCAGTTTTTGTCAATGTTGGACATGTCAACAGAGCACAAAGTGTTGGATTTGAAGAATAAGATTGAGGCATCTGTTGTGATATGGAAGAGGAAGCTTCATGTGAAGGACAGCAAATCTTCTTGGGGATCAGCAGTTAGCTTGGAGAAAAGAGAACTGTTTGAAGAGAGAGCAGAGACCATTTTGGTCTTACTCAAACAGAAATTTCCCGGTCTTCCTCAATCTTCCCTTGACATCTCCAAGATTCAGTTTAACAAG GACGTTGGACAAGCGGTGTTGGAGAGTTACTCGAGGATACTTGAGAGCTTGGCTTACACGGTGATGTCGAGGATAGAAGATGTTCTTTACACAGATTCTTTGACACTAAAGGAAACTTTATTGGCTGAAGAAGCATCAGATGGTGGGAGAACAACGGAAACGGATTCAGAGTCAGCGGGATCTTCCAACTCGGGAGAAGAAACCGAGAAGCTTGACCCACGCTACTCTAAGACCTTGTTGGATTTCATGGGCTGGAGTGACAATAGTTCCAAAAGCAGCGATAAACCTACTAAATCCCCAGGTCTTACGCCGAAAAAATTCTCCTACTTGGAGAATTTGAATGGTTTTAGAAGTCCCAAAGCTAGACATTGA
- the LOC106301796 gene encoding protein LIKE COV 1-like isoform X1 — MGDAKPGIVMANRDRELLIPVGEDDNDATPKPSSSSSSHNAGQETFYKLIRSWASKKFMTGCVILLPMAITFYVTWWFIHFVDGFFSPIYAHLGINIFGLGFITSITFIFLVGVFMSSWLGTSVLNLGEWFIKRMPFVRHIYNASKQISTAISPDQNTQAFKEVAIIRHPRIGEYAIGFITSTLVLQTYSDEEELCCVYVPTNHLYIGDVFLVSTKDVIRPNLSVREGIEIVVSGGMSMPQVLSTLDIRSPSERSRSSRVERN, encoded by the exons ATGGGAGACGCGAAACCCGGGATCGTCATGGCTAACCGAGATCGGGAGCTCCTGATTCCTGTCGGCGAAGACGACAACGATGCTACACCTAAACCCTCCTCTTCTTCCTCTTCTCACAACGCTGGTCAGGAG ACGTTTTACAAGTTGATAAGAAGCTGGGCATCCAAGAAGTTCATGACTGGATG TGTTATCTTGCTCCCCATGGCCATCACTTTCTATGTCACGTGGTGGTTTATTCATTTCGTTGATGGCTTCTTCTCCCCTATATATGCTCACCTCGGCATTAACATTTTTG GACTTGGGTTTATCACATCCATTACATTTATCTTCTTGGTTGGAGTGTTCATGTCGTCATGGTTGGGGACTTCGGTTCTTAATTTGGGAGAGTGGTTTATCAAGCGCATGCCTTTTGTTCGCCACATCTACAATGCCTCCAAGCAAATCAGTACTGCCATTTCACCAG ATCAAAACACACAGGCTTTCAAAGAAGTCGCCATTATAAGACATCCACGTATTGGTGAATACGCGATCGGGTTCATCACATCCACCCTTGTTCTCCAG ACTTACTCGGATGAAGAGGAACTTTGCTGTGTATATGTTCCGACAAATCACCTTTACATCGGGGATGTGTTCCTTGTAAGCACAAAGGATGTGATCAGACCAAATCTCTCAGTTAGGGAAGGCATAG AGATCGTAGTGTCAGGAGGAATGTCAATGCCGCAAGTTCTGTCAACACTTGATATCAGATCGCCTTCAGAAAGAAGTAGAAGTAGTAGAGTTGAAAGAAACTGA
- the LOC106301796 gene encoding protein CONTINUOUS VASCULAR RING 1-like isoform X2: MGDAKPGIVMANRDRELLIPVGEDDNDATPKPSSSSSSHNAGQETFYKLIRSWASKKFMTGCVILLPMAITFYVTWWFIHFVDGFFSPIYAHLGINIFGLGFITSITFIFLVGVFMSSWLGTSVLNLGEWFIKRMPFVRHIYNASKQISTAISPDQNTQAFKEVAIIRHPRIGEYAIGFITSTLVLQTYSDEEELCCVYVPTNHLYIGDVFLVSTKDVIRPNLSVREGIGCELFICRDRSVRRNVNAASSVNT; the protein is encoded by the exons ATGGGAGACGCGAAACCCGGGATCGTCATGGCTAACCGAGATCGGGAGCTCCTGATTCCTGTCGGCGAAGACGACAACGATGCTACACCTAAACCCTCCTCTTCTTCCTCTTCTCACAACGCTGGTCAGGAG ACGTTTTACAAGTTGATAAGAAGCTGGGCATCCAAGAAGTTCATGACTGGATG TGTTATCTTGCTCCCCATGGCCATCACTTTCTATGTCACGTGGTGGTTTATTCATTTCGTTGATGGCTTCTTCTCCCCTATATATGCTCACCTCGGCATTAACATTTTTG GACTTGGGTTTATCACATCCATTACATTTATCTTCTTGGTTGGAGTGTTCATGTCGTCATGGTTGGGGACTTCGGTTCTTAATTTGGGAGAGTGGTTTATCAAGCGCATGCCTTTTGTTCGCCACATCTACAATGCCTCCAAGCAAATCAGTACTGCCATTTCACCAG ATCAAAACACACAGGCTTTCAAAGAAGTCGCCATTATAAGACATCCACGTATTGGTGAATACGCGATCGGGTTCATCACATCCACCCTTGTTCTCCAG ACTTACTCGGATGAAGAGGAACTTTGCTGTGTATATGTTCCGACAAATCACCTTTACATCGGGGATGTGTTCCTTGTAAGCACAAAGGATGTGATCAGACCAAATCTCTCAGTTAGGGAAGGCATAG GGTGTGAATTATTTATCTGCAGAGATCGTAGTGTCAGGAGGAATGTCAATGCCGCAAGTTCTGTCAACACTTGA
- the LOC106301796 gene encoding protein CONTINUOUS VASCULAR RING 1-like isoform X3, whose amino-acid sequence MLHLNPPLLPLLTTLTFYKLIRSWASKKFMTGCVILLPMAITFYVTWWFIHFVDGFFSPIYAHLGINIFGLGFITSITFIFLVGVFMSSWLGTSVLNLGEWFIKRMPFVRHIYNASKQISTAISPDQNTQAFKEVAIIRHPRIGEYAIGFITSTLVLQTYSDEEELCCVYVPTNHLYIGDVFLVSTKDVIRPNLSVREGIEIVVSGGMSMPQVLSTLDIRSPSERSRSSRVERN is encoded by the exons ATGCTACACCTAAACCCTCCTCTTCTTCCTCTTCTCACAACGCTG ACGTTTTACAAGTTGATAAGAAGCTGGGCATCCAAGAAGTTCATGACTGGATG TGTTATCTTGCTCCCCATGGCCATCACTTTCTATGTCACGTGGTGGTTTATTCATTTCGTTGATGGCTTCTTCTCCCCTATATATGCTCACCTCGGCATTAACATTTTTG GACTTGGGTTTATCACATCCATTACATTTATCTTCTTGGTTGGAGTGTTCATGTCGTCATGGTTGGGGACTTCGGTTCTTAATTTGGGAGAGTGGTTTATCAAGCGCATGCCTTTTGTTCGCCACATCTACAATGCCTCCAAGCAAATCAGTACTGCCATTTCACCAG ATCAAAACACACAGGCTTTCAAAGAAGTCGCCATTATAAGACATCCACGTATTGGTGAATACGCGATCGGGTTCATCACATCCACCCTTGTTCTCCAG ACTTACTCGGATGAAGAGGAACTTTGCTGTGTATATGTTCCGACAAATCACCTTTACATCGGGGATGTGTTCCTTGTAAGCACAAAGGATGTGATCAGACCAAATCTCTCAGTTAGGGAAGGCATAG AGATCGTAGTGTCAGGAGGAATGTCAATGCCGCAAGTTCTGTCAACACTTGATATCAGATCGCCTTCAGAAAGAAGTAGAAGTAGTAGAGTTGAAAGAAACTGA